One window of the Micropterus dolomieu isolate WLL.071019.BEF.003 ecotype Adirondacks linkage group LG08, ASM2129224v1, whole genome shotgun sequence genome contains the following:
- the tcf15 gene encoding transcription factor 15 — MMTYAMLRPVATHLIYSDFTVTSEDDENRSESDGSSEQSYCGSSEKRRRISRKLVGDSAVVVKQRSAANARERGRTQSVNTAFTALRTLIPTEPVDRKLSKIETLRLASSYISHLANVLLLGDGGGDGQPCLGPVHAQGESGAQQPRTICTFCLSNQRKGIKDGKDCLKMRGLGPLRMRR, encoded by the exons ATGATGACTTACGCCATGCTGCGGCCTGTGGCGACACACTTGATCTATTCAGACTTCACTGTCACGTCCGAGGATGACGAAAACCGCAGCGAAAGCGACGGCAGCTCGGAGCAAAGTTACTGTGGCTCCAGCGAAAAACGAAGAAGGATTTCTCGCAAACTGGTAGGAGACTCCGCGGTGGTCGTGAAACAGAGGAGTGCAGCTAACGCCAGGGAGAGAGGCAGGACCCAGAGTGTCAACACGGCGTTCACAGCTCTCCGGACTCTCATACCCACCGAGCCGGTGGACAGAAAGCTCTCCAAAATTGAAACTCTTCGACTGGCATCCAGCTACATTTCCCACCTGGCCAATGTGCTTCTTCTCGGGGACGGCGGCGGTGATGGACAGCCCTGCCTAGGCCCGGTTCATGCGCAAGGAGAGAGCGGGGCGCAGCAGCCGCGGACCATCTGCACCTTCTGTTTGAGCAACCAGAGAAAAGGG ataaAGGATGGCAAAGACTGTCTTAAAATGCGAGGGCTGGGCCCTCTACGAATGAGACGCTGA